One genomic region from Gopherus flavomarginatus isolate rGopFla2 chromosome 20, rGopFla2.mat.asm, whole genome shotgun sequence encodes:
- the ADAMTS4 gene encoding A disintegrin and metalloproteinase with thrombospondin motifs 4: MGSPLCATLTLLIAACCHLMLALGERAGAGGYREEIVFPERLVGEAKAGVSGEGLGGSPSQQLLYRIRALGEDLVLDLERDPSFLAEGLTVQYLGRSGQPAAVDGSTEPGSYYTGTVNSDPDSVAAVNYDGVSLLGVLQYHGAEYHVQPLEGGAPNAADGAGAHVLRKKIPEKANSTMCSVGAQALGMAPASGREPRAPAASLRRAKRFASVPRYVETLVVADEHMAHFHGAGLKRYLLTVMAAAAKFFRHPSLQNPVTLVVTRLVVLGPGEDGLQVTANAAQMLRNFCQWQKGLNKPDDADSEHFDTAIFFTRQNLCGISTCDTLGMADVGTVCDPTRSCSIVEDDGLQSAFTAAHELGHVFNMLHDNAKACEDLNSRASGTRHMMAPVMSYVDPDQLWSPCSARFITDFLDNGHGHCLLDKPREPLRLPAPFPGSNYDADQQCQLTFGPDSRHCPNLHPPCSSLWCTGKINGHFMCQTKHFPWADGTACGQGKACMNGRCISRVEMKAFNTPTPGGWGPWGPWGECSRSCGGGVQFSTRECNKPVPRNGGKYCEGKRTQYRSCSTQECPDGTALTFREQQCAAYNHRSDLFKGYPAPMDWVPRYSGMAEKDQCKLTCQSRALGYYYVLEPRVADGTPCSPDSTSVCVQGRCVHAGCDRVIGSKKKFDKCMVCGGDGSRCSKTYGSFAKPRYGYNDVVTIPAGATHILIRQSSSSATANDGIYLALRRQDGTYALNGNYVLVPSELDVSLEGSVTLHYSGATKATEIITGRGPLHEPLTLQALVVSDQKAPRLKYTFFKPTQQKQTTEQWLKQKAQILEILRNRRVRKERPRH, translated from the exons ATGGGAAGCCCGCTTTGTGCAACGCTGACGCTCCTCATCGCTGCCTGCTGCCACCTCATGCTGGCATTGGGGGAGCGAGCCGGTGCTGGTGGCTACAGGGAGGAAATCGTGTTTCCGGAGCGCCTGGTGGGCGAAGCCAAGGCGGGCgtgtctggggaggggctgggaggcagccCCAGCCAGCAACTTCTCTACCGCATCCGCGCCTTGGGGGAAGACCTGGTCCTGGACCTGGAGAGGGACCCCAGCTTCCTGGCGGAGGGGCTGACCGTGCAGTATCTGGGCAGGAGCGGGCAGCCAGCCGCGGTCGACGGGTCAACCGAGCCGGGGAGCTACTACACCGGCACGGTGAACTCCGACCCGGACTCCGTCGCGGCGGTGAACTATGATGGGGTGTCgctgctgggggtgctgcagtaCCACGGCGCGGAGTACCATGTGCAGCCCCTGGAAGGGGGGGCGCCCAACGCCGCAGATGGAGCCGGTGCCCACGTGCTCAGGAAGAAGATACCCGAGAAAGCCAATAGCACCATGTGTAGTGTGGGTGCCCAGGCTCTGGGCATGGCTCCAGCCAGCGGAAGGGAGCCCCGCGCCCCAGCAGCGTCCTTGAGGAGAGCAAAG cggTTCGCCTCGGTGCCGCGCTACGTGGAGACGCTGGTGGTGGCGGACGAGCACATGGCCCATTTCCACGGCGCCGGGCTCAAACGCTACCTGCTGACCGTCATGGCCGCTGCCGCCAAGTTCTTCCGCCACCCAAGCCTGCAGAACCCGGTGACGCTGGTGGTGACGCGGCTGGTGGTGCTGGGGCCCGGTGAGGACGGGCTGCAGGTCACGGCCAACGCCGCCCAGATGCTGCGCAACTTCTGCCAGTGGCAAAAGGGGCTCAACAAGCCGGACGACGCGGATTCGGAGCATTTCGACACAGCTATCTTCTTTACCCGGCAG AACCTGTGCGGCATCTCCACCTGTGACACGCTGGGCATGGCAGACGTGGGGACCGTCTGCGACCCCACTCGCAGCTGCTCCATCGTGGAGGATGACGGGCTGCAGTCGGCCTTCACCGCAGCCCACGAACTCG gccaCGTGTTCAACATGCTCCATGACAACGCCAAGGCCTGTGAGGATCTGAACTCCCGCGCCAGCGGCACCCGGCACATGATGGCTCCAGTGATGTCCTACGTGGACCCTGACCAGCTGTGGTCACCCTGCAGTGCCCGCTTCATCACAGATTTCTTGGACAATGGCCATG GTCACTGCCTCCTGGACAAGCCTCGTGAGCCCCTACGCCTGCCAGCCCCCTTCCCGGGCAGCAACTATGACGCGGATCAGCAGTGTCAGCTGACCTTTGGGCCGGACTCCCGCCACTGCCCCAACCTGCACCCGCCCTGCTCCTCCTTGTGGTGCACGGGCAAGATCAACGGGCACTTCATGTGCCAGACCAAGCACTTCCCCTGGGCAGACGGCACCGCCTGCGGACAGGGCAAGGCCTGCATGAATGGGCGCTGCATCAGCAGAGTGGAGATGAAGGCCTTCAAT ACTCCCACCCCCGGTGGTTGGGGGCCCTGGGGCCCGTGGGGCGAGTGCTCGAGGAGCTGCGGCGGGGGCGTGCAGTTCTCCACCCGCGAGTGCAACAAGCCCGTCCCACGCAATGGCGGCAAATACTGTGAGGGCAAGCGCACCCAGTACCGTTCCTGCAGCACTCAGGAGTGCCCGGACGGCACGG CCCTCACCTTCCGGGAGCAGCAATGCGCTGCCTACAACCACCGCTCAGACCTGTTCAAGGGCTACCCCGCGCCCATGGACTGGGTACCCCGCTACAGCGGCATGGCCGAGAAGGACCAGTGCAAGCTGACGTGCCAGTCGCGGGCCCTGGGCTACTACTACGTGCTGGAACCGAGG GTGGCGGATGGGacgccctgctcccccgacagcACCTCGGTCTGCGTGCAGGGGCGCTGTGTCCACGCCGGCTGCGACCGTGTCATCGGCTCCAAGAAGAAGTTTGACAAGTGCATGGTGTGCGGGGGAGATGGATCCCGCTGCTCCAAGACCTACGGCTCCTTTGCCAAGCCCCG CTATGGTTACAATGACGTGGTCACCATACCGGCTGGGGCCACCCACATCCTGATCCGCCAGAGCAGCAGCTCCGCCACGGCCAACGATGGCATCTACCTGGCGCTGCGGAGGCAGGACGGCACCTACGCCCTGAACGGGAACTACGTCCTGGTGCCCTCAGAGCTGGACGTCAGCCTGGAGGGCAGCGTGACACTGCACTACAGCGGGGCCACCAAGGCCACAGAGATCATCACGGGCCGCGGGCCACTCCATGAGCCGCTCACCCTGCAGGCACTGGTGGTGAGCGACCAAAAAGCCCCCCGGCTCAAATACACCTTCTTCAAGCCCACGCAGCAGAAGCAGACGACAGAGCAGTGGCTGAAGCAGAAGGCCCAGATCCTGGAGATCCTGAGGAACCGGCGCGTCCGCAAGGAACGCCCCCGGCATTAG